A region from the Mycobacterium heidelbergense genome encodes:
- the carB gene encoding carbamoyl-phosphate synthase large subunit, whose protein sequence is MPRRTDLNHVLVIGSGPIVIGQACEFDYSGTQACRVLRAEGLQVSLINSNPATIMTDPEYADHTYVEPITPAFVERVIAQQAQRGNKIDALLATLGGQTALNTAVALYESGTLERYGVELIGADFDAIQRGEDRQRFKDIVAKVGGESARSRVCFTMEEVRETVDELGLPVVVRPSFTMGGLGSGMARSVEEVDRMAGAGLAASPSANVLIEESIYGWKEFELELMRDGHDNVVVVCSIENVDPMGVHTGDSVTVAPAMTLTDREYQRMRDLGIAILREVGVDTGGCNIQFAVNPKDGRLIVIEMNPRVSRSSALASKATGFPIAKIAAKLAIGYTLDEIVNDITKETPACFEPTLDYVVVKAPRFAFEKFPGADPTLTTTMKSVGEAMSLGRNFIEALGKVMRSLETTRAGFWTKPDPDGDLGEVLTRLQTPTEGRLYDIELALRLGASIESVAQASGVDPWFVAQIGELVKLRADLAAAPVLDAELLRRGKHSGLSDRQIAALRPELAGEDGVRSLRERLGIHPVYKTVDTCAAEFEAKTPYHYSSYELDPAAETEVAPQAERPKVLILGSGPNRIGQGIEFDYSCVHAATTLSQAGFETVMVNCNPETVSTDYDTADRLYFEPLTFEDVLEVFRAETQSGEGGPGVVGVIVQLGGQTPLGLAQRLFDAGVPIVGTPPEAIDLAEDRGAFGDVLGAAGLPAPKYGTATTFAQARRIAEEIGYPVLVRPSYVLGGRGMEIVYDEETLKGYITRATELSPEHPVLVDRFLEDAVEIDVDALCDGAEVYIGGIMEHIEEAGIHSGDSACALPPVTLGRSDIEKVRKATEAIAQGIGVVGLLNVQYALKDDVLYVLEANPRASRTVPFVSKATAIPLAKACARIMLGATIAELRGEGLLASDGDGAHAPPHAPIAVKEAVLPFHRFRRADGSGIDSLLGPEMKSTGEVMGIDRDFGSAFAKSQTAAYGSLPARGTIFVSVANRDKRSLVFPVKRLADLGFRVLATEGTAEMLRRNGIPCDEVRKHFEEQRPGRPAASAVDAIKAGEVDMVINTPYGNSGPRIDGYEIRSAAVSVNIPCVTTVQGASAAVQGIEAGIRGDIGVRSLQELHSAIGNGAR, encoded by the coding sequence GTGCCGCGTCGGACCGACCTCAACCACGTGCTGGTCATCGGCTCGGGGCCCATCGTCATCGGGCAGGCCTGCGAGTTCGACTACTCCGGCACCCAGGCCTGCCGGGTATTAAGGGCCGAGGGCCTGCAGGTGAGCCTGATTAACTCCAACCCGGCCACCATCATGACCGACCCCGAGTACGCCGACCACACCTACGTCGAGCCCATCACCCCGGCCTTCGTCGAGCGGGTGATCGCCCAACAGGCCCAGCGCGGCAACAAGATCGACGCGCTGCTGGCCACGCTGGGCGGGCAGACCGCGCTCAACACCGCGGTCGCCCTGTACGAGAGCGGAACCCTGGAGCGCTACGGCGTCGAGCTCATCGGCGCCGACTTCGACGCCATCCAGCGCGGCGAGGACCGCCAGCGGTTCAAGGACATCGTCGCCAAGGTCGGCGGCGAATCCGCCCGCAGCCGAGTCTGTTTCACCATGGAAGAGGTCCGCGAGACGGTCGACGAGCTCGGCCTGCCGGTGGTGGTGCGGCCCAGCTTCACCATGGGCGGGCTGGGCTCGGGCATGGCGCGCTCCGTCGAGGAGGTCGACCGGATGGCCGGCGCCGGGCTGGCCGCGAGCCCCAGCGCCAACGTGCTGATCGAGGAATCGATCTACGGCTGGAAGGAATTCGAGCTCGAGCTGATGCGCGACGGCCACGACAACGTGGTGGTGGTGTGCTCGATCGAGAACGTCGACCCGATGGGCGTGCACACCGGCGACTCGGTCACCGTCGCGCCCGCCATGACGCTCACCGATCGGGAGTACCAGCGGATGCGCGACCTGGGCATCGCGATCCTGCGCGAGGTCGGCGTGGACACCGGCGGCTGCAACATCCAGTTCGCGGTCAACCCGAAAGACGGCCGGCTCATCGTGATCGAGATGAACCCGCGGGTGTCCCGCTCCAGCGCGCTGGCGTCCAAGGCCACCGGCTTCCCGATCGCCAAGATCGCCGCCAAGCTGGCCATCGGCTACACCCTCGACGAGATCGTCAACGACATCACCAAGGAAACGCCGGCCTGCTTCGAGCCCACCCTCGACTACGTCGTCGTCAAGGCGCCGCGATTCGCGTTCGAGAAGTTCCCCGGCGCCGACCCCACCCTGACCACCACGATGAAGTCGGTCGGAGAGGCAATGTCGTTGGGCCGCAACTTTATCGAGGCACTCGGCAAGGTAATGCGCTCCCTGGAGACCACCCGCGCCGGGTTCTGGACCAAGCCCGATCCCGACGGCGACCTCGGCGAGGTGCTGACCCGGCTGCAGACGCCCACCGAGGGCCGGCTCTACGACATCGAACTGGCGCTGCGGCTGGGCGCTTCGATCGAAAGCGTCGCGCAGGCCTCCGGCGTCGACCCGTGGTTCGTCGCGCAGATCGGCGAGCTGGTGAAGCTGCGCGCCGATCTGGCCGCCGCCCCGGTGCTGGACGCCGAGCTGCTGCGGCGCGGCAAGCACAGCGGGCTCTCGGATCGCCAGATCGCCGCGCTGCGACCGGAGTTGGCCGGCGAGGACGGGGTTCGCTCGCTCAGGGAGCGCCTCGGCATCCACCCGGTGTACAAGACGGTGGACACCTGCGCCGCGGAGTTCGAGGCCAAGACCCCGTACCACTACAGCAGCTACGAACTGGACCCCGCCGCCGAGACCGAGGTCGCCCCGCAGGCCGAGAGGCCCAAGGTGCTGATCCTCGGCTCCGGACCGAACCGGATCGGCCAGGGCATCGAGTTCGACTACAGCTGCGTGCACGCGGCAACCACGTTGAGCCAGGCCGGCTTCGAGACCGTGATGGTCAACTGCAACCCGGAGACGGTGTCCACCGACTACGACACCGCCGACCGGCTCTACTTCGAGCCGCTGACGTTCGAGGACGTGCTCGAGGTGTTCCGCGCCGAAACCCAGTCGGGCGAGGGCGGTCCCGGTGTGGTGGGCGTGATCGTGCAGCTCGGCGGCCAGACCCCGCTCGGGCTCGCACAACGGCTCTTCGACGCCGGCGTTCCGATCGTGGGCACCCCGCCGGAGGCCATCGACCTGGCCGAGGACCGCGGCGCCTTCGGCGACGTGCTGGGCGCCGCCGGCCTGCCCGCGCCGAAGTACGGCACCGCAACGACTTTCGCGCAGGCCCGCCGGATCGCCGAGGAGATCGGCTACCCGGTGCTGGTGCGGCCGTCGTACGTGCTGGGCGGCCGCGGCATGGAGATCGTCTACGACGAGGAGACGCTGAAGGGCTACATCACCCGCGCCACCGAGCTGTCCCCGGAGCACCCGGTGCTCGTCGACCGCTTCCTCGAGGACGCGGTCGAGATCGACGTCGACGCGCTGTGCGACGGCGCCGAGGTCTACATCGGCGGGATCATGGAGCACATCGAGGAGGCCGGCATCCACTCCGGCGACTCCGCCTGCGCGCTGCCGCCGGTCACGTTGGGCCGCAGCGACATCGAGAAGGTCCGGAAAGCGACCGAGGCGATCGCGCAGGGCATCGGCGTCGTCGGGCTGCTCAACGTGCAGTACGCCCTCAAGGACGACGTCCTCTACGTCCTGGAGGCCAACCCTCGCGCCAGCCGCACGGTCCCGTTCGTGTCCAAGGCCACCGCGATCCCGCTCGCCAAGGCGTGTGCGCGAATCATGTTGGGCGCCACCATCGCTGAGCTGAGGGGCGAGGGACTGCTGGCGTCCGACGGGGACGGCGCCCACGCGCCGCCCCACGCGCCGATCGCGGTCAAGGAGGCCGTGCTGCCGTTCCACCGGTTCCGCCGCGCCGACGGCTCGGGCATCGACTCGCTGCTCGGCCCGGAGATGAAATCGACCGGCGAGGTGATGGGCATCGACCGTGACTTCGGCAGCGCCTTCGCCAAGAGCCAGACGGCCGCCTACGGGTCGCTGCCGGCGCGGGGCACGATATTCGTTTCGGTCGCGAACCGGGACAAGCGGTCGCTGGTGTTCCCCGTCAAGCGGCTGGCCGACTTGGGATTTCGCGTCCTGGCCACCGAGGGAACCGCGGAGATGTTGCGCCGCAACGGGATTCCCTGCGACGAGGTGCGCAAGCACTTCGAGGAGCAGCGGCCCGGCCGCCCTGCGGCGTCGGCGGTCGACGCCATCAAGGCCGGCGAGGTCGACATGGTGATCAACACGCCCTACGGCAACTCCGGCCCGCGCATCGACGGCTACGAAATCCGTTCTGCCGCCGTAAGTGTCAACATCCCGTGCGTCACGACGGTGCAGGGCGCGTCGGCCGCCGTGCAGGGCATCGAGGCGGGCATCCGCGGCGACATCGGCGTGCGGTCGCTGCAGGAGCTGCACAGCGCGATCGGGAACGGCGCCCGGTGA
- the carA gene encoding glutamine-hydrolyzing carbamoyl-phosphate synthase small subunit: protein MNSKALLVLEDGRVFTGTPFGAIGQTLGEAVFSTGMSGYQETLTDPSYHRQIVVATAPQIGNTGWNGEDAESRGDKIWVAGYAVRDPSPCASNWRATSTLDDELTRQRVVGIAGIDTRAVVRHLRSRGSMKAGVFSGDAATEPVNIEALVEQVRGQDSMLGADLAGEVSTPGAYVVEPEGPQRFTVAALDLGIKTNTPRNFARRGIRSHVLPASATFEQIAEIKPDGVFLSNGPGDPATADHVVALTREVLGAGIPLFGICFGNQILGRALGLSTYKMVFGHRGINIPVIDHATGRVAVTAQNHGFALEGEAGQRFDTPFGPAIVSHTCANDGTVEGVKLASGRAFSVQYHPEAAAGPHDAEYLFDSFADLMAARP from the coding sequence GTGAATTCTAAAGCCCTGCTGGTCCTCGAGGACGGGCGCGTCTTCACCGGGACGCCGTTCGGCGCGATCGGCCAAACCCTCGGCGAGGCCGTCTTTTCCACCGGCATGTCCGGGTATCAGGAGACGCTGACCGACCCCAGCTACCACCGCCAGATCGTGGTGGCCACCGCGCCGCAGATCGGCAACACCGGCTGGAACGGCGAGGACGCCGAGAGCCGCGGCGACAAGATCTGGGTCGCCGGCTACGCGGTGCGCGACCCGTCGCCGTGCGCCTCCAACTGGCGCGCCACGTCCACGCTGGACGACGAGCTGACCCGCCAGCGCGTCGTCGGGATCGCCGGCATCGACACCCGGGCGGTGGTGCGGCACCTGCGCAGCCGCGGCTCGATGAAGGCGGGGGTGTTCTCCGGCGACGCAGCGACCGAGCCCGTGAACATAGAGGCGCTGGTGGAACAGGTGCGGGGCCAGGACTCCATGCTGGGTGCCGACCTCGCCGGCGAGGTCAGCACCCCCGGCGCCTACGTCGTGGAACCCGAGGGCCCGCAACGCTTTACGGTGGCCGCGCTGGACCTGGGGATCAAGACCAACACCCCGCGCAACTTCGCTCGCCGCGGCATCCGCAGCCACGTGCTGCCGGCGTCGGCGACCTTCGAACAGATCGCGGAGATCAAGCCGGACGGCGTGTTCCTGTCCAACGGCCCCGGCGACCCCGCCACCGCCGACCACGTCGTCGCGCTCACCCGCGAGGTGCTGGGCGCCGGAATCCCGTTGTTCGGCATCTGTTTCGGCAACCAGATCCTGGGCCGGGCGCTGGGGTTGTCCACCTACAAGATGGTGTTCGGCCACCGCGGCATCAACATCCCGGTCATCGACCACGCCACCGGCCGGGTCGCGGTGACCGCGCAGAACCACGGCTTCGCGCTGGAAGGCGAGGCGGGCCAGCGGTTTGACACGCCGTTCGGCCCGGCGATCGTCAGCCATACCTGCGCCAACGACGGGACGGTCGAGGGCGTCAAACTCGCCAGCGGCCGGGCGTTTTCGGTGCAATATCACCCCGAAGCCGCCGCCGGCCCACACGACGCCGAATACCTCTTCGACAGCTTCGCCGACCTGATGGCGGCCCGCCCATGA
- a CDS encoding PH-like domain-containing protein has protein sequence MNSATLVGSLIFAAVLVVVIAVLVQLMMRGWQRRARRQEELIGGLPEVPDEVGTAIATTRGLYCGCTMAPAWNERITAGDLGYRSKAVLTRYPAGILLERVRAKPIWIPRESTTAIRMERGIAGKVVARIGILAIRWRLPSGVEIDTGFRANHRDEYAEWLQEAA, from the coding sequence ATGAACTCCGCCACGCTGGTGGGGTCGCTGATCTTCGCGGCCGTGCTGGTGGTGGTGATCGCGGTGCTCGTCCAGCTGATGATGCGCGGCTGGCAGCGCCGCGCGCGGCGGCAGGAGGAGCTGATCGGCGGCCTGCCCGAGGTGCCCGACGAGGTGGGCACCGCGATCGCCACCACCCGCGGCCTCTATTGCGGCTGCACGATGGCGCCGGCCTGGAACGAGCGGATCACGGCCGGCGATCTCGGCTACCGCAGCAAGGCGGTGTTGACCCGCTACCCCGCCGGGATCCTGCTGGAACGCGTGCGTGCCAAGCCGATTTGGATTCCGCGGGAGTCGACCACGGCGATCCGCATGGAGCGCGGGATCGCCGGTAAGGTCGTGGCCCGCATCGGGATCCTGGCGATCCGGTGGCGGCTGCCGTCCGGGGTCGAGATCGACACCGGGTTTCGGGCCAACCACCGCGACGAGTACGCCGAGTGGCTTCAGGAGGCCGCGTGA
- a CDS encoding dihydroorotase: MTVLIRGVRLYGVGERVDVLVDDGQIAEIGPGLAIPVDADVIDATGQVLLPGFVDLHTHLREPGREYAEDIETGSAAAALGGFTAVFAMANTDPVADSPVVTDHVWHRGQQVGLVDVHPVGAVTVGLAGTELTEMGMMAAGAAQVRMFSDDGVCVHDPLVMRRALEYATGLGVLIAQHAEEPRLTVGAVAHEGPTAARLGLSGWPRAAEESIVARDALLARDAGARVHICHASAAGTVEIVRWAKAQGISITAEVTPHHLALDDGRLAGYDGVNRVNPPLREAADAVALRQALADGVIDCVATDHAPHAEHEKCCEFSAARPGMLGLQTALSVVVRTMVAPGLLTWRDVARVMSENPARIVGLPDHGRPLEVGEPANLTVVDPDATWTVTGGDLASRSANTPYESMTLPATVTATLLRGKVTARDGKSPA, translated from the coding sequence ATGACCGTCCTGATCCGCGGTGTGCGCCTCTACGGCGTGGGCGAGCGCGTCGACGTGCTGGTCGACGACGGCCAGATCGCCGAAATCGGTCCGGGCCTGGCGATCCCCGTCGATGCCGACGTCATCGACGCCACCGGGCAGGTGCTGCTGCCCGGATTCGTCGACCTGCACACCCACCTGCGCGAGCCCGGCCGCGAATACGCCGAGGACATCGAAACCGGCTCGGCGGCAGCGGCTTTGGGCGGATTTACGGCGGTGTTCGCGATGGCCAACACCGACCCGGTCGCCGACAGCCCGGTGGTCACCGACCACGTCTGGCACCGCGGTCAGCAGGTCGGCCTGGTCGACGTGCATCCCGTCGGCGCCGTCACCGTCGGCCTGGCCGGAACCGAGCTCACCGAGATGGGCATGATGGCCGCCGGCGCCGCGCAGGTGCGGATGTTCTCCGACGACGGCGTCTGCGTGCACGACCCGCTGGTGATGCGCCGCGCCCTGGAGTACGCCACCGGGCTGGGGGTGCTGATCGCCCAGCACGCCGAGGAGCCGCGGCTGACCGTCGGCGCGGTCGCCCACGAGGGCCCCACCGCCGCCCGGCTGGGCCTGTCGGGATGGCCGCGGGCCGCCGAGGAATCGATCGTCGCCCGGGACGCGCTGTTGGCCCGCGACGCCGGCGCCCGGGTGCACATCTGCCACGCGTCGGCCGCCGGAACCGTCGAGATCGTGAGATGGGCTAAGGCGCAAGGCATTTCGATCACCGCCGAGGTCACCCCGCATCACCTGGCGCTCGACGACGGCAGGCTGGCCGGCTACGACGGGGTGAACCGGGTCAACCCGCCGCTGCGCGAGGCCGCCGACGCGGTCGCGTTGCGTCAAGCGCTGGCCGACGGGGTAATCGACTGTGTGGCCACCGACCACGCCCCGCACGCCGAGCACGAGAAGTGCTGTGAGTTCTCCGCGGCGCGGCCCGGCATGCTGGGGTTGCAGACGGCGCTGTCGGTGGTGGTGCGGACGATGGTGGCGCCCGGGCTGCTGACCTGGCGCGACGTCGCCCGGGTGATGAGCGAGAACCCGGCGCGCATCGTCGGCCTGCCCGATCACGGCCGGCCGCTGGAGGTGGGGGAGCCGGCCAACCTGACCGTGGTGGACCCGGATGCGACCTGGACGGTCACCGGTGGCGACCTGGCCAGCCGGTCGGCCAACACGCCGTACGAGTCGATGACCCTGCCCGCCACCGTGACGGCGACCCTGCTGCGCGGGAAGGTCACGGCCCGGGACGGAAAGAGCCCGGCATGA